One region of Vicia villosa cultivar HV-30 ecotype Madison, WI unplaced genomic scaffold, Vvil1.0 ctg.001420F_1_1, whole genome shotgun sequence genomic DNA includes:
- the LOC131635068 gene encoding uncharacterized protein LOC131635068 encodes MSPSMKSKSKSKDKALAKAAKEQQKISPKTSGSSNEESGVLATAGDPISETVQTLESSLVDSSAIVNDNNNNNNNQFSKMNDADDHSSSPQGTVSEYDSVSNNGSCSGESEDTKEKAANSTTRLDIIPGCDNDRRDKIRLKNERKHQRQRERRAHELHDRCGAYLMSRKLDNLVQKLVAMGFSSERATLALKLNDGKLEESISWLFEGSEAKDTTNHSESNLKIDISEELEQIYNLEVKYNCSKQEVERVVVACEGDLQKAENSLKSQKQESPMNQSENSAQNNMMRTHGLQPALATIQQRGSESDFNYYNVGGADSMFQDLENRNPQSLHMNHQNDLTQKRWGGIVSASNPSNMLPMSQSMQAMSPFVKMEAQPSAYRNEGRMIHQGVGREPVVMMQHSQFADAKQNYLNSMNSMPSGTSGWYVNGAPAYENTRSNGNLLLQNHGMGTVGADRLQQLCQAPYKEYSHVFGPLDSSISSGGMGGFYKPMVASSPSQTMPSHSQHHGSWNTAASSPALTVPPSLGLFCGHQNPSARSFNSHSHVDWNTGGLVQEFDYNNIDWSLDCPSSSRSGDVWLGFSSLLRNNTGNRMASSYMAGSRNVGTARETSSSAGLRDWTSPFAGKDIFSAPRKFVTFPPM; translated from the coding sequence ATGTCTCCATCAATGAAATCGAAATCCAAGTCTAAGGATAAGGCTTTGGCTAAGGCTGCTAAGGAACAACAAAAGATCTCTCCAAAGACTTCTGGATCTTCTAATGAGGAGAGCGGCGTTCTCGCTACTGCAGGCGATCCCATTTCGGAAACAGTTCAAACTCTCGAATCATCTTTGGTTGATTCTTCAGCCATAGTtaatgacaacaacaacaacaacaacaaccaattcTCGAAAATGAACGATGCAGATGATCATTCTAGTAGTCCTCAAGGAACGGTGTCTGAGTACGATTCAGTTTCTAATAACGGAAGCTGTTCTGGTGAATCGGAAGACACTAAAGAGAAAGCTGCAAACTCGACTACGCGGTTGGATATTATACCTGGCTGTGATAACGACAGAAGGGATAAGATCCGGCTGAAGAATGAGAGAAAGCACCAGAGGCAGAGGGAAAGGAGAGCTCACGAGTTGCACGACCGATGCGGCGCGTATCTGATGTCGAGGAAGCTAGACAACCTTGTGCAGAAGTTAGTGGCGATGGGTTTCTCTTCGGAGCGGGCAACGTTAGCTTTGAAGTTAAATGACGGGAAATTAGAAGAATCAATATCTTGGCTGTTTGAAGGAAGCGAAGCAAAAGATACTACCAACCATAGTGAAAGTAATTTGAAAATTGACATAAGTGAAGAGCTTGAACAAATTTATAATTTGGAGGTGAAATACAATTGTTCAAAGCAAGAAGTCGAGAGAGTAGTTGTTGCCTGTGAAGGCGATCTTCAAAAGGCGGAAAATTCGTTAAAATCTCAGAAGCAAGAATCTCCTATGAACCAGTCAGAAAATTCTGCTCAAAATAATATGATGAGAACTCATGGATTGCAACCAGCTTTAGCGACGATACAGCAGAGAGGGAGTGAAAGTGACTTCAACTATTACAACGTTGGTGGTGCTGATTCCATGTTCCAAGATCTTGAAAATAGGAATCCGCAGTCTTTACACATGAATCATCAAAATGATTTGACACAGAAAAGATGGGGTGGAATTGTTTCAGCATCAAATCCTTCTAATATGTTACCTATGTCTCAATCCATGCAAGCAATGTCGCCGTTTGTTAAAATGGAGGCACAGCCGAGTGCGTATAGGAACGAAGGAAGAATGATTCATCAAGGTGTAGGAAGGGAGCCGGTAGTCATGATGCAGCATTCCCAGTTCGCCGATGCCAAACAAAATTATCTAAATTCTATGAATTCCATGCCTTCAGGAACATCTGGTTGGTATGTAAATGGCGCTCCAGCGTACGAAAATACAAGGTCGAACGGGAATTTGCTACTACAAAATCATGGCATGGGAACCGTCGGCGCAGATCGCTTGCAGCAACTATGTCAAGCTCCTTATAAAGAGTATTCCCATGTATTTGGACCGTTAGATTCCTCAATCTCATCAGGTGGAATGGGAGGTTTTTATAAACCAATGGTTGCATCGTCACCTTCACAGACAATGCCTTCCCACTCTCAACACCACGGTTCGTGGAACACTGCCGCATCTTCACCTGCACTTACAGTTCCGCCTTCCCTTGGATTATTCTGCGGTCATCAAAATCCATCAGCCAGATCATTCAACTCACATTCTCACGTCGATTGGAATACCGGGGGCTTGGTGCAAGAGTTCGACTACAACAACATAGATTGGAGTTTGGATTGCCCGTCGTCATCCCGATCAGGTGACGTTTGGCTAGGATTCTCATCGTTGTTGAGAAACAACACCGGGAATAGGATGGCCAGTTCTTACATGGCTGGATCGCGAAATGTCGGCACAGCCAGGGAAACATCGTCGTCCGCTGGCTTGCGAGATTGGACCTCACCGTTTGCTGGGAAGGACATATTCAGTGCTCCAAGGAAGTTTGTTACTTTTCCTCCTATGTAG